One segment of Prosthecodimorpha staleyi DNA contains the following:
- a CDS encoding arylesterase codes for MTATPSRRSVLAALASLATLGQAATGPGWAAAPAARTVRIVALGDSLTAGYGLPPGDAFPVRLEAALKAKGYHVEVINAGVSGDTSDQGLARLDWSTPEDADAAIVEFGANDALRGLPPATTRAALDEIVGRLAARMPVLVTGMRAPRNMGEAYANAYDPLFREVAEKHGALYDPFFLEGVVLDPRLNQPDGIHPNRAGVDLIVGRILPMVEDLIGRALTRRS; via the coding sequence ATGACCGCAACCCCGTCCCGCCGCAGCGTTCTCGCCGCCCTGGCCAGCCTGGCGACGCTCGGCCAAGCCGCCACCGGCCCCGGATGGGCCGCCGCGCCCGCCGCCCGGACGGTCCGCATCGTCGCACTCGGCGACAGCCTGACCGCCGGCTACGGCCTGCCGCCCGGCGACGCCTTTCCGGTCCGCCTGGAGGCGGCGCTCAAGGCGAAGGGTTATCACGTCGAAGTGATCAATGCCGGCGTTTCCGGCGACACCTCCGACCAGGGCCTCGCCCGGCTCGACTGGTCCACACCGGAGGACGCGGATGCGGCGATCGTCGAGTTCGGCGCCAACGACGCGTTGCGCGGTCTGCCCCCGGCGACCACGCGCGCAGCGCTCGACGAGATCGTCGGCCGCCTCGCCGCCCGCATGCCGGTCCTGGTCACCGGCATGCGCGCGCCGCGCAACATGGGCGAAGCCTATGCGAACGCATATGACCCCCTCTTCCGGGAGGTGGCGGAAAAGCACGGCGCTCTATACGATCCGTTCTTTCTCGAGGGCGTCGTCCTCGATCCCCGCCTCAACCAGCCCGACGGAATCCACCCGAACCGCGCCGGCGTGGATCTGATCGTGGGTCGCATCCTGCCCATGGTGGAGGACCTGATCGGCCGTGCCCTGACACGACGGTCGTGA
- a CDS encoding NADP(H)-dependent aldo-keto reductase, giving the protein MEYRPLGTTGLMVSAFCLGTMTFGEQNTEAEGHAQLDFALDHGINFIDTAEMYAIPPKPETQGSTERIIGTWLAARGNRDKIVLATKVSGRSPNGWLRDDGAPTRLTRRQIDEAVHKSLKRLQTDYIDLYQVHYPERPVPQFGSNPVIWRTPEPAADETAIEESLDALDAHVKAGRIRHIGLSNETAWGTMRWLGAAAQSGAARVQSIQNAYSLVNRTFEVNLAEVALREKVGLLAYSALAQGYLTGKYRNGALPVGARKTLFNRLQRYETPHADAAVAAYCDLAAEHGLDPAQMALAFAVSRPFVTSVILGATTMAQLTTCMGATGVTISPELEAAIDAIHLRHTNPCP; this is encoded by the coding sequence ATGGAGTATCGCCCGCTCGGCACGACCGGGCTGATGGTCAGCGCCTTCTGTCTGGGCACCATGACGTTCGGCGAGCAGAACACCGAGGCCGAGGGCCACGCGCAGCTCGACTTCGCGCTCGATCACGGCATCAATTTCATCGATACGGCGGAGATGTACGCCATCCCGCCGAAGCCCGAGACGCAGGGCTCGACGGAACGGATCATCGGCACCTGGCTGGCCGCGCGCGGCAACCGCGACAAGATCGTCCTGGCCACCAAGGTCAGCGGCCGCAGCCCGAACGGCTGGCTGCGCGACGACGGTGCGCCGACCCGGCTGACCCGCCGGCAGATCGACGAAGCCGTGCACAAGAGCCTGAAGCGGCTGCAGACCGACTATATCGACCTCTATCAGGTCCACTATCCCGAGCGCCCGGTGCCGCAGTTCGGCTCCAACCCGGTGATCTGGCGCACGCCGGAACCGGCCGCCGACGAGACCGCCATCGAGGAGAGCCTCGACGCGCTCGACGCGCATGTGAAGGCCGGCCGCATCCGCCATATCGGCCTGTCCAACGAGACCGCCTGGGGCACGATGCGCTGGCTCGGTGCGGCCGCGCAAAGCGGTGCGGCCCGCGTGCAGTCGATTCAGAACGCCTATTCGCTGGTCAATCGGACCTTCGAAGTCAATCTGGCCGAAGTGGCGCTGCGCGAGAAGGTCGGGCTGCTCGCCTATTCGGCGCTGGCGCAGGGTTACCTGACCGGCAAGTACCGCAACGGCGCCCTGCCGGTCGGCGCGCGCAAGACCCTGTTCAACCGGCTGCAGCGCTACGAGACCCCGCATGCCGACGCCGCCGTCGCCGCCTACTGCGATCTGGCTGCCGAGCACGGGCTCGACCCTGCCCAGATGGCACTGGCCTTCGCGGTCTCCCGGCCGTTCGTGACGTCGGTCATTCTCGGCGCCACCACGATGGCCCAGCTGACCACCTGCATGGGCGCCACGGGTGTGACGATCAGCCCCGAACTGGAAGCCGCCATCGACGCGATCCACCTGCGCCACACCAATCCCTGCCCGTGA